GAAACCGGGCAAGGGCGCTCAGATCGCTCGTTCCGCAGGTGCAGGTGCAGAACTCGTCGCTAAAGACGGCAAGCTCTGCCAGGTCAAGCTCCCGAGTGGCGAAGTTCGCTACATTCCGGAAGATTGCCTCGCCGTCGTGGGTCAGGTTTCCAATATCGATCACATGAATGAATCCTCGGGTTCTGCAGGCCGCTCTCGCTGGCTCGGCATTCGCCCGTCCGTCCGCGGTGTCGTTATGAACCCGGTCGATCACCCCCTTGGTGGTGGTGAAGGTCGTACCTCTGGTGGTCGTCATCCGTGCTCTCCTTGGGGTAAGAACTCTAAGGGTGCCAAAACTCGTAACAATAAGCGTACCGATAGATTCATCGTACGTCGTCGTCAGAAGAGGGCCTAATTCATGTCTAGATCCCTTAAGAAAGGTGCTTTCGTGGATTCCCACGTTATGACCAAAGCCCAGGCTATGGCCGGTTCCGACAAGAAACAGGCTATCAAGACCTGGTCCCGTCGTTCCACCATCATTCCTGATATGGTCGGACTTACGTTCTCCGTCTATAATGGCAAGCAGTTCATCCCCGTGTACGTGACCGAAAACATGGTCGGCCACAAGCTGGGTGAATTCTCCATGACCCGTACTTTCCGCGGTCACCGTAAGACTGAAACCGCTGCTGGAGGAAAGAAATAATGCAAGCTGTTGCTAAAGTGAAAAACGTCCGTTACGGCGTTCGCAAGCTCCGTCGCGTTGTCGACCTGGTTCGCGGCAAGTCCGTTGCAGAAGCATTCGCAATGCTTTCTATTCTCCACACGCAGACCAAGGGTGCTCCGCTGGTCGAAAATGCTCTGAAGTCCGCTGTCGCTAACTTCAAGCAGAAGGCCGCTGGTGCCGTTGCCGCCGAAGAACTGGTCGTCAAGACCATCACTGCCGACGGTGGTACCATCATGAAGCGTATCCACCCCCGTTCCCAGGGCCGTGCTTTCCGTATCGAAAAGCCGCTCTCTCACATCACAGTCGTTGTGGCCAACAAGGAGTAATTACAATGGGTCAGAAAACTCATCCGAATGGTCTTCGTCTTGGCGTTATCCGCGGCTGGGAATCCAAGTGGTATGCCGAAGACAAGTTTGCCGATCTTCTCTATGAAGACATCGTGCTCCGCCGTTACTTGATGAAGCGTTTTGAACATGCCTCCCTTTCCAAGGTCGGCATCGAACGCACCGTCAAGAAGGTGAACGTGAACCTCTTCACTGCCCGTCCGGGTATCGTGATCGGCCGTAAGGGCGAAGAATTGGAAAAGCTCAAGGGCGAACTCCA
This portion of the Fibrobacter sp. UWB15 genome encodes:
- the rpsS gene encoding 30S ribosomal protein S19 translates to MSRSLKKGAFVDSHVMTKAQAMAGSDKKQAIKTWSRRSTIIPDMVGLTFSVYNGKQFIPVYVTENMVGHKLGEFSMTRTFRGHRKTETAAGGKK
- the rplV gene encoding 50S ribosomal protein L22, with protein sequence MQAVAKVKNVRYGVRKLRRVVDLVRGKSVAEAFAMLSILHTQTKGAPLVENALKSAVANFKQKAAGAVAAEELVVKTITADGGTIMKRIHPRSQGRAFRIEKPLSHITVVVANKE